The genomic window TTCTCATGGTGAAGTACCCCTTCATACCATGGTACATTCAGAAACTCCAGCACTCGCTCCATGGTGGTGCGTGGCTGCAGGACCAAATTTTCATAGCGTATGGCCAGGCAGCGTGTAGAACCTACAAGTGTGCACTGAAATAACATGACCTCTATTGCTTGGCTCCACTTGTTAAGGCAGTCTCTGTAGCTGGAAAGGTTAAAACCAGCAATTGTAACTTGTCTTGAAATCATAGAGTGTACTGAGGCCCGCCCATCACGTACCATAAGAATAAACTTTGAGCTGAAATCATAGCATAAGAAAACTGGTAAGAGTGAATATGGTGGATAAATAAGTGGAAATCCTTAAATCATGGCTCATTTAAAGTGTTGACAGGTTACAATTGACAGGTTAATCTATGACAAATAATATTTGTAAAGTAATATCTGTTTACGATACTGTGTAGCTTTTTACCACACCACTTACTTAGGAAATAATTTAGAGAGGTAGATGGAGCTTTTTAGCGTAAACGGATCCTTATTGCAGAGCAGCGGTGCAGGTTCACCATGACGAGCAATGACCTCGAGCAAGAAGGCAGCTGTAGCTGAGTCCAGCATCTCCTGGGTGATCCCCTCCTCATTCAGGGCTAAGCGGTCTTCTGATGACCTCCTCCAGCCATGGCGTGCAGACAGAATCCTGGGGATTACACGGGTCTCCTCTCCACAGCGGATATCCGGGTGGGCATCAAGCATGGCGCGCATTAGTGTGGTGCCTGAGCGAGGTACTCCACCAACAAACACCATTGGTGAGTTCTGGCTATAGTGATACAGGGTCTGATTGCTGCCCTTAACTAGTATTGACACTCCTAGCTTATGAGGATATTCACCTTGGCACATAAGCATGTTGTACAGTGCTTTCAAACTAGCATACACTCCAAAGAGACACAAAAGCACTATGAATCCCCGTCGAATAGACACCCGCATCACTCAGTCAGATGGCCACTATATTCAAAAAAGCCAAAAGACAGCAGAAGTGGTAGTTTTACACTCTTTTTGCTTTGAAAATGTTTCCAGGCACATTGCCCCAGAACAAGCCAGATCAAATTTGTTAGAAAATCGCTTTGTTACTGCATGTCTGTTTATAGCAAAGCTAAATACAGTACTAAAAATGCTGTACCCTGATTGTCATAGTAGAAaatctaaaacacaaacactgctcATTTGCATGACTTATATCACAAGTGTACCATCACCAGAAAGATGCTTGAAGTTTAGTAATGACTAAGAGTATTAGGAAAAATATGTTGTTGATGTCTATAAGCAGGATGTGAGAAATGTTTGTACTTCTAACCTGTCGGCAAACCTACTTCCTGAAACCTAAATTTAATAACCTACTTTATTTCTTGCATGATAAGGACACTTGATTATGTTTTTGAATTCTTTTAAACACATACAAGagacaaaaaagcaaaagtacTACTCCTCATGAGCAGTAACGGTTCTAatcatattttatactgtacTGTGACACCACTAGTCACATAAGCTGTGTATTTTTAACATTCCTAGTAAAGAAATTTTAGCAACTTACTctagagagaaatctggcaTTGTGTACTAACAGCAACTACATTCCTCATCTTCAGAAAGTAATCCTTTCCTCAACCATTTCTCTGATAAAAGTTGTAAAAAGCACAGAGGGCAACATGTGAAAAACATCCGCTCAGTTAAAATACAAGCAACTTCAGGAAGTAAGTGTGTTAGAGAAACGAGGCACTTTTGTATTTCGTGTTGCAACACGTAGTCAGGAAACAGAGGTGTGACTGAAAAATGCACATTTGTGACAAATCTTTCATAAAGAACACAAGTTTATTACGAAAGTTATACAATCTACCAAtgatattatttctattttttcatcTCTATTCTGTCCAAATGTACATTAATCATAtatgcatgaaaataaatacattatttgttCTCTGTTGTAGTATGACATCACTTGCATGGGAAAAATACTACTTTCAAACCTGCACTACAAACTTTATTAGGTACAAAGTCTTAAAATCACATACAGGAAGTGAaagcacagacaaacacacacacacacacacacacacacacacacacacacacacacacacacacacacacacacacacacacacaagacagctCCTGCCGTAAGtgcataatatttatattggaTAGTAAAACCAGTCACATTTTTAATTCTTCACCTTCTCAACAACTCCATTACACCGTCACCCTTTATTATAACCACCTTCCTCTTCCATATGGCCACTTCCCTATTTcatatctttctctctgcttctctgtaACCTTATTTGGCTGCATTGCATCCCATAGATTTGGAGATTTGGGAGGTTTGGGAGGTAGGGTAGCAGTGGAATTATCAGGAGCTATATACATCACTTCCTCTGCATTTGAGAATTCTTCCACAACACGTCTGTTCATATTGACACTTCATATTCTCTTGTGTCCTGCAAAGTATAACAACTGCATCAAATAGCTGATATTTATGCAAACAAAATCAGACATACAGATGCCCAGATTCAAACAACGTTAACATGCTAGTCATGTACAGTAGATGCCGTTTAAAGAATGTTCAGTTTTATACTCACCCCTCCAGTCTCATATAAAGGATTGTCAAACTCAGTCTCCACAGTGATCTGTCTGTATGGGTGGGGGTACATGAGAGGCAAGCGCAGGTTTGAATGACACCTggataacaaaatataaaacaggCATTCAAAAAGAAAGCTCAAACATTAAGTTTCATAAATGTGCTTACCAGCAACTTTCCAAATAATCACCTCATCTATTTTCTCATATGCAAAgacatttagatttagattatgACATTTGATAAGACACCTTTTTTCAGATCCACTTAAGAAATGCTGTcaataaaccaataaatatattctgattctggttcacTATGATATAATCTAAGTCTGAAAAGCTCTATTAAGGAGGTAATATAgtaagaaaaacacagaaacagaacaataattgaaataaagtgTCAGTCACCGGTTAAAGTTAAAGAGCAGTGATTTAGCTGTTCGGAGATTTTGGGGAAGATTATTCCACCATCTAGTTGCCATAACagccttccttttttccttgaGAGATGATGGGACTGGTTGTACAATGCTAGATAATCAGAGGGAGTATGGTACAGTGTGGGGTGTGATAAGTGGgtgccatttttggctttgtaggcaagcatcagtgttttaaactgGATGTGGTTGTACAGATACAGACATAGTAATCCAGTGAAGGGAATGTAGCAatggggtggtatgtgagaactttgcAAAATTgaaggatgaatggatgaattttTCTGATGTTGTAAAGAAGATTAATATGAGTTTCAGATTAGCAATGTGAGACAAAAAGGACTTAGACTTATCCCTGGAGATCATAAGTTTCTGGCAAAGGAAAATCAAAAATCTGGATTGAACAGAGGTGTAGTTTTCTGTAGTAGAATGCTAGGAAATTTCTCGAAGGAAAGGACAGGATAGGTTTGAGAGAGGATGAAAGCTCAATGGGACCTCACCAAAAAATCAGACATACTGTAGAGGGGGAACAGAAGATGACATTGTACTTAGCACTTTGGGGCACAGTTGTGAcactagtgaaccagcattaatgtatccaatgatagagatttaagcacttatgtatgtcactctggataagggcatctgccaaatgctgtaaatgaaaatgtaaatgtaaatgtaaatagtgaGTTTGCATGAAGCAGATGTGTATCACCTACATATCACCTGATGTGGCCGACCTAGATAGGGACACATCACCCGATGTGGCACAAATTCCAACACTAATGAGGATGGACAAGAGAGTCCTGTGGCTTACTTTAAAGAATACTGCTGAAAGGTTTAGGAGTATGAAGACTGATGACTTTTGGATGATCTATCAGCATGGGGCTTCTCAGTGCCATGAGCAGTTTGTGTGGAATGTGCTGGTTTGAAGCTGGACTGGTTAGGATCTTGTTGTAGACAAGTCAGTAGTTGCTGATGTTCGGGCGGTCCAAAGAGAGTTCTTTCGGAATGAGATTAACCCTAACTCCCTTTAATGTACTTGGTATCCAGATGTTATAGAACCATAAATAAGAGTAATATTTTTCAATCGTCTCATTATATAGATGGCAAATGGAAGCCAGAGGAGCCGGataaaaagggaagaaaagatgTTGTGAAGCATGTACGTGTACTGTAAATATCTTACAGTGGTATCTTCTACTCCTTGTAGAAGACAATCTTAGAAGAAGCAAATACACTGTATTCTAGTCAAGATTTTAAAGTATGCTAACCTTCTGACATAGATATAGGTGCCTccaagaaagacagaaagtaaTAGTACTAATATGAATATCGCCAGAGCCATGCTTCCACCATCCAGCGATGAATCTGCTGTAGCTTCTGCCACTAGAGAAGTAGAACACATTAGTAAGAAGAATTCAGAAATACAACTAATTCAGccatttacataaatatgacAATGTTACACAATTATTATTGTGAAATTATGAAATAATGCACTTGTTTATGGAGTTGTATGGAGCTTAAAAGTggtcatttaaaacattaataattttattgtcaTGCTTGATATAATTAAAAACTGGACACTGGCCAAACTCTTATTAGCTATAGGTTGGAATAATACAATAACAAGACTTACCTTCTAAAGCGTGGTTGCCAGAGCATTCATGATTAGCTACatttgcaaaaaagaaaaaagtattaacaatacatttacatatatttacatacaaatacattcattcattcaatcatttttctaccgcttatccaaactacctctggtcacggggagcctgtgcctatctcaggcgtcattgggcatcaaggcaggatacaccctggacggagtgccaacccatcgcagggcacacacacactcattcactcacgcaatcacacactacagacaatttagagatgccaatcaacctaccgtacatgtctttggaccgggggaggaaaccggagtaccaggaggaaacccctgaggcacggggagaacatgcaaactccacacacacaaggcggaggcgggtatcaaacccccaaccctggaggtgtgagtgctaaccactaagccaccgtgccccccatacaaatacatatatttattaaatatgacaaGGTTTACCTCTACACATGGGTAGTGGACCACTCCAAAAGGAAGGATTCCCCAGTATGCACTTGATTGTGATCTCACCAATGAGCTCATAACCCTGATAACACATGAAGTTCAGGGACTCGCCAGGCAGATACTGCCGCTTATACAGAATCTGATAACCATtctcaggaagtccaggattcTCGCAGGACACTGACTCTTCCACTAGGATAATGTGAAAGAAATTGATCAAGTTCAAAGTCTGTAGGAGAGAATTTTCTTAACTGAGTTATCAAAACTTACAGATGCAATGTGGCAAGTGAGATGTCCATACTGGAGTTCCAGGTTCACGGCCATAGCAAGTTAAAATGGCACCACCCTGCAGTATGTAGCCTAGATTGCAACTGTACTGAATGGTAGCTCCTACCAACAGTTTGGGATCCGAAAGCGTCCGTACAGAGTTCTCAACATGACCTGGGTCTGTACAATACATAACTAGCAGAAAAAGGACAGAGAGGATGGATTTGTTCTACTTCATACTGATTTTACaagagtgtattttttttttaatctacaatCTGCAATCATCCTTAACATTATCATATTTTTCTTGGTCATTAACAAAATGCATGTCATTAACaacaagtaataaataatatgaatgaTGTTACTtgagagatgaagaaaaaaacacatttacaatattGCTTAATGATACTTTCTTATCATTCTCACCACACATCTCATTGTGCCATTATACAAAAGCAATTCCAAATAACCATTTCTTCtatgcacaacatggacaacaAACAGCATTTCACAATTTAAAAACCTAAAGACAGACAATCACATCTTCCTTGgttaatacattataatacaaCATTCCCACATAATACAACCAGTTGTGGGTTCTATGTTATTCAGTTTTGCATTTTTGCCTTTATCATTATCTTATGTTTGGGGCACTCCACGATAACCAGAACacaattcacttttatttatcttctaCTGAAATTGGCATTAGATCAATggcaacaataataattgtcTTTACTCTTTATGCTGAAAAAGTATGGCAGACTGCAGGTGCgtatactacagtatatctaGATTCAAATTCACCTACAACAGAACATTTGTTAGATTTCTTGTGAATGaacaaacaatgaaacaataaaCAGCTGGACAGCTGGAATGAATCctaatattaatgaattaaattggAATACTGGACATTCACAGTTACTACTCTAACTGATAATTAGCTCACTTTTCTCACAGAAGGGAGGCTGGGTGCTCCAGCTCAGGTCCAGCTGACAGGTCAGGGTCTCTCTGCCTACCAGATCATAGCCTGGGTCACATTGATAAGTGATTCGTGTCCCTCGCAccagtgcagtgtgtgatgttgtCTTCCAGCCATTCTGAATCTCAGGCAGATCCGGGCATGAGTCATTATGAGACACCTCtgatataaagataaaataacatGATCTTAATTTCATGGTGAGGTGCAAAATAGTAATTTCAACATCCACCCCAAGTAATAAGATTAGTCAAATGTTGGGCTTTCTCCTGATTGTGAAATCATAATTACCACAGTTAACTATAGCTATATGAACTGGTTTGTATATTTAACCCATAATGATTGACTTTCTGCCAAAGATAACTATGATCATCATGGTTTGATTGTttgaccatgtttttttgttgctgttgcttgtttgtttttttccacggCTCTGGTATAAATAGGGATTTATTTCCACCAAACTATGTTAATTATGCTTTTACAATTGTAACTTTACGGGTAATTGAAAGTTCTTAAGAATTGCAGGTTTACCAATTACGGTAATATGGTCCTAATTGCAATGTTTACCATAGTATATAATAACTATttgatgtgtgtatatagtgagcatataataattattaatcaaATAATGATCAAAATAATGATCAACAAACACAGATCATAATAAAGTAATGACCTAGACACTTGGTGTTGGGAATCCATGTGCAGACAATCCAAATCGCAGCAGCAAAAATATTCAAATCGCACAAACAATAAATAGGAAAAATGGGAAAAACAGGCAGAGGTCATACATATAGAAAACTAACAAATGGAATATAACAACAGCTCGGTATGCAGTGGAACTGGCAATATTTCGCATAGAACAGAGCATGTGGTTTAAATGTCTTTGAAACCTGGAATTAACCTTGGCCCAGATTTGGCTCAATACTTGGGtgagggctccctctggtgACTCACAGGGCCCCCTCCTCTATTAACACCTATTTTCTTCGACACAGCCAGCTGCAGGGTCTTGGCACGGGTCTGTCCAAGTTCATGCGATAGAATTCTTCGGTCAGGGTTGGACCCAGGATGTTGTTAGCACTGACCAGGATTGTTCCTCTGGGCTGTATCCTTCCCAGTCTACAAGGTATTGAAGTTGTCCAGTTATGTAGCTGCAGGCAGCTGGTGGGAAGGATTAGATTGAATACACATGAGGCTTTTTGTATTAGAGTGTTAGAGTGTGCAGGCTAGTCGATACATAGGCCTTGAAAGATGGGGATTCTGGAGGCGGGGCTTctgtcagttgtgtttgttgGATTTCCTCTGTGACGTCCCATTGTCCTGGTTTTAAGCTGACAAATGGAAGCAAGATGGTTTTGGCGAGTGTGGGTTGGTTTATGGGGTCATGACGATATAAAAGGGTTTTTTACTGTTCTTGCTGTGATAATATGGCCCCGATTCCACATGTAGAGACTTTGACCGAGATCCTGATGTTTCAGAATGGGACCTGTTGTAAACCGGTGTTTCAGATTCTCAAAACAGATTTGGCTGTCAATGTAGACAATGATGTATCTATTGATCGAGTCCAGTTCTCAGTTGCTCCTGAGGCGAAGAATCTTGCGAAGGCAGGTAATGTGGAGGGTCGAATGTACCCCACTGTCAGGGCTTCTTCTATATAAATCTCCATGGCATGGCTAGCAGTTCAATCAGGCAGACTAAGGGCCAATGAGGGGGGATTACTGTAAGTGGCCTGTTCTTGCTGAAGACTTATTTGAGGTGTTTGTTCTCCTGGGTAATTCTAATACGATCATGAGGTTCTGGGCTTTCcatgtacatactgtagatagTCAGGCAGTGGCAAGTAACATCATATTGCAGGCAGTGGTTCATGGAGAAGGGAGACTATTGTATGAGATCTTTGTCCTGTCAAAAAAGGAAAGGGTTGTGATGCTGAAGCCAGGGGAACCACAGAATAAGAGGGGTATAGGGAGAGGAGATAATGTAGAAAGTCAGTTCCTCTGTGTGAAGATCCAACTGTGAGTGTTACAGGATGGTTTGATGGAAGCATAAATATGTATTCAAATTGGATTTTAAAATGCTTACCATGAGCGATGCATTTATATTCAAATGCTCCATAATCTTTCAAAAAAGGCTTTAAACATCATCCAAGTTTgtggaaaatatattttgtgtttaaaacatacacatacaaatctTACAGTCAACTGTTATTTGACTAGTAGCAAGTAggccaagaaaagaaaaagctttcTCACTTTTTTGAGCCAGTCATAAACTTTAGGTCTTCTGGTCTTTATTTAGTAAAGCAATCATGTTATATATGCTGTAAAATTAAGAAGGATTATCCATGGTATATACAAGGCTGCCAACTCTCACGCATTCAGCGTGAGACTCACGCAATTGACTCAAATCTCACGCTCTCACGCCACACacccatattctcacgcagacTCGTTCAGCAGTAAGGAAAATAAATCGCGCAGCATGATCTCGCAAAGCAACGGgcagagagaccagacagacagtgtagtgagttttttgTGACAACTGTGAGGGAAATATAGaatttattcccataaactgtgtagtcagccgttctccctcccatctgcaccgtgtgaattgtgaacgcaggcaggtcagtgatttacagggcgctccgtgtctccgtccagttcaggctagtaactaataggcctatgctgttatatagtttatatagaattaagttagcattagcagagttgtttgttttgcagcactgagcagttattttacataattttatcataaaaaaaagtacaaaagaatTTCCAGATGAtaaatatctggacatgcctagtagttaattttaattattgttttcttgACATCccatataaaaatgattttatttatatcaatcacAACTCATCAatcatgtccagatatttgacTGGTGGTGGTGTCAGTATGGATAAATTAGAATTTTCTGTTGTAggatgttatctaaagtgtcagGGACAGGCAATAAAAGAACGCTTGTATCAATGtgttaatcctatttctgtaaaatgtaatgtaatgtaaatctcccaagaaattctgtacagataccaaatacttaatcagtgttgtaatgtgacggagtacaaatacttcgttactgtacttacgtaagtagaaatttcatgtacagtatctgtactttacttcgttatttaaacttttactccactacatttcctagataaaatgtatacttttactccactatatttccactaagcatcttcgttactcgttactacaaaataaaatgagaagaaatgtgtgcgactgcaataagtgTGCAGTCGCAcacacgcgcagtcagagctggaggcattgatctataacgttaatcggctgaaagccgcaaatacggcaaccaaaagcagtgaaatttcactattcttattaccaaagttgtagcacaaacaaaatagtaatgcaaacaatccattcaatactaaataaaaataacatttattgatttggtctttgtcttgtgaatatttttttattaatgactgcattcattggacacactgttcgtagagaatgcacacatactgtacataaactgatttgattcaagattggcatcattacatcatgcataaaattttggtgtccacttttgccattttaaataatgccataacttttgtcttactatgtagtcatataatatataatataaaactcttcttgttttaaattctcactgagggctaaaactgcctaaagatgaaatcctagaaccgcccctgctcttatgcctaccgaaaaatcacagaaattttactttttacttttacttcaaatacttaagtacattaaatatcagaaaattacttttgatacttaagtacattaaatatcagatactttaagacttttacttgagtaatattctaaaaggtaactttcacttctaccaaagtctttttctagtacgatacttgtacttttactcaagtagtactttctaatactttatacaacactgtacttgatacacttctgctaatgcatggattttgtgtttgcattttttccacacaaagcCACGCCCCTCCGTAAGCCACTCCCCATAACCAAAGCCTTGCCCCCAAAATCTCACTCTAAGCCGAACTCAAAAGTTGGCAGCCATGTGTATATTAGGGAAGcagcaaaactaaaaaaaaactcagataTATGCTGTTTCATAATTACATACAGAAAAACCATGTCATAAAACAGGTACCAAGGTCTCCAAGCTAATGTGTAGGagacaaattaaacaaaatatttagatGTTAAACTTCCTTAACCAGACGTTTGGATGGAAAATAAATCACCAGCACTGTGCCAAGTCTCAGTCACAAAAAGAATATTGTGGGAAATTAAGCAACTATCaaagagaaaacattttttgcacAACATCTCTTGCGTTAATAAGGGTTATTCTGCCTGAGGTAAAATCCAAGATTGGTGGTAAAACTAGTATTTTTCACAGAATTTTCTATTTGTAGCCAAGGTAAACAAGTACTATGAGCTATTTCAGATATGCAAATCTTTATCACACCTGAAAGGTGAAAGGAAACTTTGCAACCGAGGTCTGCTGACTGGGAAGACCAAGCAGTTTGCTGCTAGTTAGAATGAGTTGACTTGGGCCCAGAAGGACATCAGCAGCACTTCTTAGATTTGACTGTGGAGAAAGAGAACCCTTTGCCTATTGCCTTTTCCCTCAACTCCTTCAGGTAATGGAAGAAACCTGAAAAAGTTTAATGAAACTCTCAGGCAAATGTAATCAGAACACAGAATATCAGAATATATGTTGCAGAAGTCCTGCCATCCCATTTCTAGGTCCTCAACTATAGTGTCTTCATGGAAGAGGCTGGCCAGGTATTTAATAATCCTTCTCTTTagtttcttctctcttttccacAAGATGCTGCAGCTGATCCCCTAAAAGGTGAAAGATCAGCAATGTAAGCACTGTGGAGCGATGAAGCACCTACAATCGGGCTGTCCTCCAGTGGACAGTCTTTGCAGTCTCACAATCCCCCCTCAATCAGTATTAGTAAGTACTAATATGAAGCACAGACCTTGGTGGAAGCATGCTGTCAGAAGCTGCTCGGACATGTCCCCATTTGACTACCAGAGGGCCATCTGATGGGACTAGTTTTTaagcctttgtttttgttctgtctCATGTGCTTTTATTCCCTCCATGTTCCACCTGACATATTGCCCTGTTCTCATTTTCCCCTGATTAattaaatttcaattcaatttatttgtatagcgcttttaacaatttcccattgtctcaaagcatctttacagaagtatggaaacagaagtgagagaaaaagaaataaatatataataataataataataaagaagtgaatatatacaattaaagtttaaaattaatttaaaaaagattaccttaaaatttaaaatactctatataagataagataagataagataagatatacctttattcgtcctgcaatgttacagcagcaaacagaaagaaatgctaatatatatatatatatata from Tachysurus vachellii isolate PV-2020 chromosome 20, HZAU_Pvac_v1, whole genome shotgun sequence includes these protein-coding regions:
- the tpst2 gene encoding protein-tyrosine sulfotransferase 2; protein product: MRVSIRRGFIVLLCLFGVYASLKALYNMLMCQGEYPHKLGVSILVKGSNQTLYHYSQNSPMVFVGGVPRSGTTLMRAMLDAHPDIRCGEETRVIPRILSARHGWRRSSEDRLALNEEGITQEMLDSATAAFLLEVIARHGEPAPLLCNKDPFTLKSSIYLSKLFPNSKFILMVRDGRASVHSMISRQVTIAGFNLSSYRDCLNKWSQAIEVMLFQCTLVGSTRCLAIRYENLVLQPRTTMERVLEFLNVPWYEGVLHHEKAIGQPGGVSLSRIERSTDQVIKPVNLEALSRWVGHIPDDVLKDMEKIAPMLYKLGYDPTANPPDYGQPDPEVIHNTERVLRGDFKPPASLKRQESMT